A genomic window from Fusarium oxysporum Fo47 chromosome VIII, complete sequence includes:
- a CDS encoding S-adenosyl-L-methionine-dependent methyltransferase: protein MSSEDSYAVQSGRQSSDGTPSEHANSDGNNTAMTSIMGTDEEHHHDESDLDEDVDEDDMISIYPASQYPRVSASHRVETPFSPDSHAVDSDMAASTRSLWAQDLDYREIHGRRYCREYYMPNDDIEQWRMSLQHQVFMHVLDGELTLVPLQNPEHILDVGTGTGEWAIKMAELQPQCEVVGTDIAAIAETKSVPMNVFFEIEDAEDWDRHPDMYDLIHFRLMEGAFRNWSFVYDNTFFSLKPGGWIEVQDFVSAEGFTQFLSQFPDNSAMHELLRDLLIASEKSGRPRGTYHLEPRLLMEAGFVDVRVTEYSIPITVAEASAGKIWLISCLDSFEAHCLRLLTEYMDWDPEKCKQACEAAARDLANAAKDPEKSKGLQIKMRIIIGRKPLDAPPTDLAEFLGRSYSPVTELNGNSPDPTLRPDDQTTAGLS from the exons ATGTCCTCGGAGGACTCGTATGCTGTACAGAGCGGCCGACAATCTAGCGACGGTACACCGAGTGAGCATGCCAATAGCGACGGAAATAACACAGCCATGACCAGTATCATGGGTACCGATGAGGAGCATCACCACGATGAATCCGACCTCGATGAAGATGTCGACGAAGACGACATGATATCCATATATCCCGCTTCTCAATACCCCAGGGTCTCTGCTTCACACCGTGTAGAGACCCCATTCTCTCCAGATTCCCATGCGGTAGACTCAGACAT GGCTGCATCGACACGATCGTTGTGGGCGCAAGACCTTGACTACCGAGAAATCCACGGCCGGCGCTACTGTCGCGAATATTATATGCCAAACGACGACATCGAACAATGGAGAATGTCTCTCCAACACCAAGTATTTATGCACGTCCTCGATGGTGAACTCACTCTTGTCCCTCTGCAAAACCCCGAACATATTCTCGATGTTGGCACGGGAACAGGTGAATGGGCAATCAAAATGGCCGAGTTGCAACCCCAGTGTGAAGTTGTCGGAACCGATATCGCTGCGATAGCCGAGACCAAAAGCGTGCCCATGAACGTCTTCTTCGAAATTGAAGACGCTGAGGATTGGGATCGCCACCCCGATATGTACGACCTGATTCACTTCCGGCTCATGGAGGGCGCATTTCGGAATTGGAGCTTCGTCTACGACAATACGTTCTTTTCTCTCAAGCCTGGTGGTTGGATTGAGGTTCAAGACTTTGTGAGCGCGGAGGGCTTTACACAATTCTTATCACAGTTCCCCGACAACTCTGCCATGCACGAACTCCTTCGAGACCTCTTGATCGCTTCAGAAAAGTCGGGGCGCCCACGAGGAACATATCATCTCGAGCCACGGCTGCTCATGGAGGCAGGCTTTGTCGACGTGCGGGTTACGGAATACTCTATTCCTATTACCGTTGCCGAGGCATCTGCGGGCAAGATCTGGCTTATTTCGTGTCTAGACAGCTTCGAGGCACATTGCTTGCGTTTGTTGACAGAGTACATGGACTGGGACCCTGAAAAGTGCAAACAGGCTTGTGAAGCTGCTGCCCGAGACTTGGCAAACGCAGCCAAGGACCCGGAGAAGTCGAAGGGTCTTCAGATCAAGATGCGCATTATCATTGGCAGAAAGCCCCTCGATGCGCCGCCCACAGATCTTGCAGAATTTCTCGGGAGGAGTTACTCGCCAGTAACAGAACTGAACGGCAACAGTCCTGATCCTACGCTCCGTCCAGATGACCAAACAACTGCAGGTCTAAGCTGA
- a CDS encoding tethering complex subunit PEP3 — protein MALDLQDGFVAANGVPDLEEPIFTIERVQLQFSVAADFVAAQVANNVIVLALSNGRILRIDLERPEDIDDIDLPKKPSEIGMIRRMFLDPTASHLIVCTALGENYYLHSQSKHPRPLGRLRGVSIESVAWNPSLPTASTREILIGASDGNIYEAFIETSKEFYKKEVKHLKNLHKLPDGPITGLWVDNLQNNKSDLRRVVIATQTRLFHLVGRIGFGHDGSGSVYTRLFESEQPVVHELSRTTSGAPSSLAVSPDPPDSGPYDDDIPDRAYAWLSYQGVFHGKLLNQPVDSNLGTKVFSESHMLSRAQILSPENSERRVPTTEAIDAIALTQWHIVHLVGGRVITTNRLTGKMVSEHDVIGQGQKPLGFSVDIQKNTFWLFTSDEIFEIVVRDEERNIWEIMTKLKEFEPALQHARTPLQKETVAAAYGDHLAKNGHWLEAATVYGRSNKPFEDIALSIIDNNQPDALRKFLLTKLASLKKSAVMQRMMIAGWLIEVFMSKLNTLDDTINTQAEPSEHLNSTESRKLLESVRKEFRDFVDKYKNDLDRKMVYDVISSHGREGELLYFANAVNDYNYVLSYWVQRERWNEVLNVLKKQTDPEVFYRYSSVLMTYVAPELVEILMRHADLKPRNLIPAFLEYNRTFSGGPNAQNQAIRYLNYAVYQLNSKDAAVHNTLVSIYASHSSKDESGLLSYLQAQGDEPRYDPDFALRLCIQHHRTLSCVHIYTSMGQYLQAVDLALSHGEVELAAVIADRPMSNPQLRKRLWLAVARKVISQSNGIKTAIEFLKRCDLLKIEDLIPFFPDFVVIDDFKEEICAALEDYSRNIDNLKKEMDESSQTATNIKVDIAALDHRYAIVEPGEKCYTCGLPLLSRQFFVFPCQHSFHSDCLGRKVLEQAGVGKSTRIRELQTQIQKGLVSGTQRETVVAELDALVASACILCSDLAIKRIDEPFITHNDNVNEWAL, from the exons ATGGCCCTGGATCTCCAAGATGGCTTCGTCGCCGCCAATGGCGTCCCAGACCTCGAAGAACCTATTTTCACCATAGAGCGCGTTCAGTTACAGTTCTCAGTAGCGGCCGACTTTGTTGCTGCGCAGGTTGCCAACAACGTCATCGTCCTCGCCCTTTCCAATGGACGCATTCTCCGTATTGACCTGGAACGACCCGAGGATATTGACG ATATCGACCTTCCCAAAAAGCCATCCGAGATTGGCATGATACGGCGCATGTTCCTCGACCCTACAGCATCACATCTAATTGTTTGCACTGCGCTTGGCGAGAATTATTACCTCCACTCCCAGTCAAAACATCCTCGGCCACTTGGGCGTCTCCGGGGAGTTTCGATTGAGAGTGTGGCATGGAACCCTTCGTTACCGACAGCGTCGACACGCGAGATATTGATTGGTGCATCCGACGGCAACATTTATGAGGCCTTCATTGAGACGTCAAAGGAGTTTTACAAGAAGGAGGTGAAGCACTTAAAGAATCTACATAAACTTCCTGACGGACCAATTACGGGATTATGGGTGGACAATCTCCAGAATAACAAGTCAGACCTTCGACGGGTTGTGATAGCTACTCAGACACGCTTGTTTCACCTAGTCGGAAGGATAGGATTTGGGCATGATGGTTCAGGGTCTGTATACACCCGATTGTTCGAGTCAGAGCAGCCTGTTGTTCATGAACTGTCCCGGACGACCTCAGGAGCACCTTCGAGTCTAGCGGTGTCCCCAGACCCCCCGGATTCTGGACCATACGATGACGACATTCCTGATAGAGCATATGCATGGCTATCGTACCAAGGCGTGTTCCACGGTAAACTATTGAACCAGCCTGTAGACAGCAACCTCGGGACCAAGGTCTTTTCAGAATCACATATGCTTTCCAGAGCTCAGATCCTTTCCCCTGAGAATAGCGAAAGACGAGTCCCGACAACCGAGGCAATCGATGCAATCGCACTCACACAATGGCATATTGTCCACCTGGTCGGAGGTCGTGTCATTACAACGAACCGCCTCACCGGAAAGATGGTGTCTGAGCATGATGTTATCGGTCAGGGACAGAAGCCTCTCGGGTTCTCCGTGGATATCCAAAAGAACACATTTTGGCTATTTACATCAGATGAGATATTCGAGATTGTGGTTCGAGATGAGGAGCGCAACATCTGGGAGATTATGACAAAACTGAAAGAGTTTGAGCCAGCTCTGCAACATGCTCGAACACCACTTCAAAAGGAAACAGTCGCGGCTGCATACGGTGATCACTTGGCCAAAAATGGACACTGGCTCGAGGCTGCTACTGTCTATGGCCGCAGCAACAAGCCTTTTGAAGATATTGCACTGAGCATAATCGACAATAATCAACCAGATGCCTTGAGAAAGTTCTTACTGACGAAATTAGCTTCGCTCAAGAAATCAGCAGTGATGCAGCGGATGATGATCGCGGGATGGTTGATCGAAGTCTTTATGTCCAAACTCAACACGCTGGATGATACCATAAACACACAAGCTGAGCCATCGGAGCACCTCAACTCGACTGAATCACGAAAACTACTCGAGTCTGTGAGGAAAGAATTTAGAGATTTTGTCGACAAGTATAAAAACGACCTCGACCGGAAAATGGTCTACGATGTCATCAGCAGCCACGGCCGTGAGGGAGAACTTTTATATTTTGCCAATGCGGTTAATGACTACAACTACGTTCTCTCTTACTGGGTACAGCGAGAGAGATGGAATGAGGTCTTGAATGTTCTCAAGAAACAGACGGATCCTGAAGTCTTTTACCGATATAGCAGCGTACTTATGACATATGTAGCGCCGGAGTTAGTTGAGATTTTGATGAGGCATGCTGACCTGAAGCCTCGAAATCTCATACCAGCCTTTCTTGAGTACAACCGTACATTCTCGGGAGGTCCCAATGCACAGAACCAAGCTATCAGATACCTCAACTATGCGGTTTACCAGCTAAACTCGAAAGATGCTGCTGTGCACAACACTCTCGTCTCGATTTACGCTTCTCACTCCTCCAAGGATGAATCGGGACTTTTATCCTACCTACAAGCACAAGGTGATGAGCCGCGTTACGACCCAGATTTCGCCCTTCGACTTTGCATTCAACACCACCGAACATTATCTTGCGTTCATATCTACACTAGCATGGGACAGTATCTTCAGGCAGTCGACTTGGCGCTTTCTCATGGCGAAGTTGAGCTAGCAGCAGTTATTGCTGATCGACCCATGTCGAATCCGCAACTGCGCAAGCGATTGTGGCTTGCGGTGGCCCGAAAAGTCATTTCTCAATCGAATGGAATCAAGACCGCCATTGAATTCCTCAAGCGGTGCGACTTGCTCAAGATCGAGGATCTCATTCCTTTCTTCCCTGACTTTGTTGTTATCGATGACTTCAAAGAGGAGATTTGCGCGGCGCTGGAAGATTACAGCCGTAATATCGATAActtgaagaaagagatgGACGAGTCGTCGCAGACTGCAACAAATATCAAGGTTGACATTGCTGCGCTCGATCACCGATACGCAATCGTGGAACCTGGGGAGAAGTGTTATACGTGTGGGCTGCCGCTGTTGAGCAGGCAGTTCTTTGTCTTCCCCTGTCAGCATTCGTTCCATTCTGACTGCTTGGGACGCAAGGTTCTGGAGCAAGCGGGCGTTGGAAAGTCTACACGTATCAGGGAACTTCAGACACAGATACAGAAGGGTTTAGTCAGTGGTACTCAGAGGGAGACTGTGGTGGCGGAGCTGGATGCTCTTGTTGCTTCTGCTTG TATTCTTTGCAGTGACCTTGCAATCAAGAGGATTGACGAGCCTTTCATTACGCATAACGACAACGTCAACGAATGGGCATTGTAA
- a CDS encoding rRNA-binding ribosome biosynthesis protein RPF1 produces MGFTKPPVQALKSSNKLKRKELFVQYKKHQNKERHEERHRRRREEAKDPELKAARLAKRKPATIDSKRVWDDIDDDSLGVQVDLEKLKRRRIEEAEAAEQAAHEAAMRAEEELDEDDDVDSMLASDEEMDEERQVALEKKRQRRAQRDNSVAPSTTSTNLDLTPTSLALKFPSLFTDIPAPEPKILVTTSINSTLHEQAHVLCEFFPNSSYVPRSAHRYGHKYSLREICKYASNREHTAVILLKEDSKKPTGLTVVHLPSGPTFHFSITNWIEGKKLPGHGNPTNHYPELLLNNFKTPLGLLTAKLFMTLFPPKPEFQGRQVTTLHNQRDYIFVRRHRYVFREKRQTEKSIVSADGKEVKGVEGIRAGLQELGPRFTLKLRRVDKGIGRAGSEGDDATQWEWKAKMEKDRKSTNITKTFHFKLLTAAIPFSCPILCKVPKVAIPVYDTSALAEVAFKENTLTSALPIKETVAQCLTMDSGFHISRPNKMASVDPPYLRFRMFYFFTKRIICEDPPAMRDLFDEDHIIFLAGLSLSGCYIRIQRTFSLLIKKLVRGPMDELQADYEDYIRSRSQHPVEFQNV; encoded by the exons ATGGGTTTCACAAAGCCGCCTGTTCAGGCGCTCAAGTCTTCCAATAAGCTCAAACGAAAGGAGCTCTTCGTCCAGTACAAGAAGCACCAGAACAAGGAGAGACATGAGGAACGACACCGCCGCCGTAGGGAAGAAGCAAAGGACCCCGAGCTCAAGGCAGCCCGGCTAGCTAAGCGCAAACCTGCAACGATCGACTCAAAGCGAGTATGGGATGATATCGACGATGACAGTCTTGGTGTGCAGGTGGACCTCGAGAAATTAAAGCGCCGCCGCattgaagaggctgaagcagctgaacAGGCGGCTCATGAGGCTGCTATGCGCGCTGAGGAAGAGctggacgaggatgatgatgttgacagTATGTTGGCTTcggatgaggagatggacgAAGAGCGACAGGTTGCACTGGAAAAGAAGCGTCAACGCCGTGCACAGCGAGATAACAGTGTTGCCCCATCCACAACAAGCACAAACCTTGACTTGACGCCAACATCACTGGCCCTAAAGTTTCCGTCTCTTTTCACCGACATACCGGCTCCTGAGCCCAAGATTCTGGTCACAACGTCCATCAACTCTACTCTCCACGAACAGGCCCATGTTCTCTGCGAGTTCTTCCCCAACAGCTCTTACGTCCCCCGGTCGGCCCATCGATACGGCCATAAGTATTCGCTCCGAGAGATCTGCAAGTACGCCTCAAATCGAGAGCACACAGCTGTAATTCTCCTTAAGGAGGACTCCAAAAAACCTACAGGTCTCACGGTTGTGCATCTTCCTTCCGGCCCGACTTTTCATTTCTCCATCACAAATTGGATCGAAGGCAAAAAGCTCCCAGGCCATGGAAACCCAACAAATCACTACCCTGAACTGCTTCTTAACAATTTCAAGACACCACTTGGCCTGTTGACGGCCAAGCTGTTTATGACCTTATTTCCCCCTAAGCCTGAGTTCCAAGGTCGCCAAGTCACTACGCTCCACAACCAGCGAGATTATATTTTTGTGCGACGACATCGTTACGTTTTCCGAGAAAAGCGACAGACAGAAAAGAGCATCGTCAGTGCCGATGGAAAGGAGGTTAAGGGTGTGGAGGGCATCCGCGCTGGCCTCCAGGAGCTTGGTCCCCGCTTCACCCTCAAGTTGAGGAGAGTTGACAAGGGTATTGGAAGAGCTGGAAGTGAGGGTGATGATGCGACACAGTGGGAGTGGAAggccaagatggagaaggatcGCAAGAG TACAAATATAACGAAGACATTTCATTTCAAGCTCCTGACCGCTGCCATTCCTTTTTCCTGCCCAATTTTGT gtaaggtacctaagGTGGCAATACCCGTGTACGATACAAGTGCTCTCGCGGAAGTAGCATTCAAGGAAAACACTTTGACGAGTGCATTGCCTATTAAGGAGACAGTTGCTCAATGTTTGACGATG GACAGTGGTTTCCATATCTCAAGACCTA ACAAAATGGCATCCGTCGACCCGCCCTACCTGCGGTTCAGGATGTTCTATTTCTTCACCAAGAGGATTATATGCGAAGACCCGCCCGCGATGCGGGACCTGTTCGATGAGGATCACATCATCTTCCTTGCAGGGTTAAGTTTATCTGGGTGTTACATCCGCATCCAGAGGACGTTCTCCCTCCTTATCAAGAAACTTGTACGCGGACCTATGGACGAGCTACAGGCAGATTACGAAGACTACATACGAAGTCGCTCGCAACATCCTGTTGAATTCCAGAATGTGTGA